GTATGAGGCCATGCTCAgtcataaatttatcaaacttaagaTATCATTGTCttggggcttgcttaagcccatacaagcTTCGCTTCAATTTGCAATAAATATGTTCCTGACCCTTTTTGACAAACCCTTCAGGCTGTTGCATATAAAATTCCTCATTATCGCTATGtagaaaagttgtcttcacatccaacTGTTCCCCATGCTGCAACCAATCCTGAAACAGCTCAGATGGTAGTCATTTTTACCACTGGCAAAAAGTTTCATCAAAATCGATGCGTTGCTTCTGAGCATACCCCTTGACAACTAGTTTGGCAAAAAAGCATTTTCCACCTCCATCTTCTTCTTTCAATTTGTAAacccatttatttcttaatgcTTTTCTGTTAGACGGAAGGGGCACcaattcccatgtctgatttctTATTAATGCGTCCATTTCTTCATGCGTTGCACCCTGCCATTTATCACAGTTGGCATCCTTCATAGCAACTTTAAAGTTCGCGGGCTCTGTATGTTCAGATATCAATAAGGTGGGTTCTGCCTCTTCAACAAACAATAGCTCATAATCAGAGTATTCAGTTGGAATTCGTCTCTGTCGGGTGGATTTTCATAACTCATCACCATGATTATGATTAGTAACATTTTGAGAGGAATTTTGTAGACTGGCCGACACTGATTGTTAAAATTCTCTGGTTTCCCTTGAATCATCTGGGCCATCAACGTCATGTCTATGATCAGAGAGATAGTCTTTGCAATTAATTGAGTCTCTCTCTCCATCGTAATTGTTGTTCATTAGCGGTGTAACCTTAACCGCAGGTAATGTTCTTAGATTGGGATTGTTTACATCCCAGTCATGGATATCGGCAGACCCGTGAATAGTCTCTGCCCTTGTGATGGGAGGAGCTGTATAAGTTTCCCAACCACCTGCAAAATCATTACCCATTATTCCCTGTTCTGACAGGAGGGGAGTGTGTGACAGGAGGGAGGGTATCCCCTGTTCTAACGTGAGGGGGAAGTTTGCATCGGGAGGGGCAGTTTGTACATGATGCGCTTTCCCTTGTTCAACCCTCTGTCTATCCTGTCCCTCAAAATCGTCATCGGGCTATCTGGCTATCCCACATGAAGACTCCCTCAAAGACGGCATCGGGTTGTCTAGCTGTTGGTCACGGCTGCTAGATTGGGTAACGTTATTTGCTGTTGAAGTTGCAGTGTTTGAGGAATTCACTGGTGAGTGAAATGGAGGAACTAGAATAAAGATCGGTGTAGAAGGTGTGACTGAAGGCACTGTGTGTAATTGACTGCCAGATAACCTTTGTGTGGGATTGCTTTCAAACAAAGAACAGTGGCACATATTCCTTAGTATGTAATGTAGTAATTTGCAGGGCTGGGAATGTTGTCTCTTTGAAAACAACATCTATGCTCTGTATAATCTTTTGATTAATAGGATCTCATAATCGAAAGCCAAACTGGTCTTCACCATAGCCCACAAAGATACATTTCTGAGATTTGAGATCCAACTTGGTTCTTTTTTCTTTTGGTACATGTGCATAGGCTTCACATCCAAATACTCGGATATATGAGTAAGAGATTCGTTCGCCCAACCATTCCTCTTCTGGAATACCAAAATCCAACCGAGATGAAGGGCTCCAGTTGATCAAATACACTGTTGTATTGCAGACTTCCGACCAAAATTCTTTGCCCAAACCTGCATTTCAAAGCATACATCTTGCCTTCTCCAATATCATTCTATTCAACCTCTCCGCAACTCCCTTTTCTTGAGGTGTAAAACAATTGAATTTAATTCTACGAATATCATTATCAacacaaaatgaatcaaattcCAAGGAGCAAAACTCTCCTCCATTATCTGTTTTTAAACACTTGATCTTGTgtccaatctgattttcaacaagagctttgaatgatttaaattttaagaaaacttCAGATTTCTTTGAAAGCATATAAATCCACACTTTCCTTGTATAATCATTTAGAAAAGTGACAAAATAGTTAGGtgctccaatggaggttacctcggtagGTCCAAAGACATTCGAATGAACCAACTCCAAAGGTGTACCCTTCTTCTCATTACCGGTCTTCAAGAAGCTAAGTCACTTTTGCTTGCCATAAAGACAATGTTCACAAAAGCCTAAATGCACGGCCTTGAGATCCTGAAGTTGATTATGTGTAAGCATTACATTCAACCCTTTTTGGCTCGTGTGTCCAAGCCTATTATGCCAAAGGCCTGCTTTGCTATCTTCAACCACCATTGTAGCTCCCACTTCACCACAACCCTCAAATACATAGAGGCTGCCCAATTTGTCACCTTTGGCAATCAACATGGTTCCTTGGGTTACCTTCCAAGTATCTCTTATTGCATCTTTTTACTTATCTTTATCACTTTATTATTCCCATGGCTTCttgggttgttcgtggaggtggaaacaccaaaattggggtttgacttaggaaagctccaaaacacaacccccaagattttctctcttgcatgtgtgtaggtacattATCATGAGGAAGAGATTAACTTGTAGGAGGCTTCATAGCGTGGACCATGTGTAACATTCTCTCATTCCTTTTTTTTCTCTTGGTTTAGTCTCATGTTCTATGTTATCGCTTTATTTTAATACCTTTTTATTAGTTAATACATTTTGTCAACACGTCAAGAGCTTTCCACTCAGACTCTACACTTCGTTTGTATAGGATGACAACGTGCCACGCTGGTGTCCCATCTCTACATGCTTCTCCCAAGGACAAAGGCTCAGCAGATCCTTCCAGAGAGTCCTCTTAGATTTTTGACACCTTAGCATAACTCTGTTATCCCTTGGCTCATCCTAGCACCAGTTCGAGGAGGCATCAGAGGCATAGTTTGTTCTCAAGGATCTATCATCCTTGAAGTAGCAAATTTCCTGCATTAGAAAATGTATTATAATAGACCCATAAATTATCTCAACTTGCAAACAGTCATTTCATCCTCATGAATTGGAAAGTAGTAGTCATTTTCATACATGACCTTGAAAATAGGAAAACCCAGTTGCCTATTGTCATGTCCCACCCCAAGAAATTGAAATTTGATTTGAAAAATACCAAACCTCAAATTATTGTGGACATTACAGAGAATGAGGAATTGAGTAGCCTAATAAAGGTTAAAAAAGTTGAGCAATGTTGGCAATCAATGTGGTAGAAGATTGAAAATAATGGCTAAAGCAACTAATGATAAATAATATCTTGATAAGGTAGACATTATAAATAGTGATGATAATCAAGAAAATAAGTAAACTAAGAGCGAGGATAATTAGGAAGAGAAGTCTAGTGAGAAGGAAGACACTGTTAATGAAGAAGAAGATAGTTGTGAacaagaaagagaagaggaagagcagGAGGAAGATGATAATAAAGTTATGAATGAGGAGAGGGAGAAGATGGAAAATTAGAACACTGGTTATCACTTAATTGGAAAGGAAGACAATAGGGAGAATGCCATTGTTCTCACTCTTAAAAATCAAGttaaaaatattcaaaatcaaatgaTTGATCTTGAAGAAAAAATGGAGTAGAAAAAATAAAaagttcatcaaacttgaagatgacctctACACAATCATTGATATTACCAGCTTTATTATGAATAAAGTGGTCATGGGGTAGTCCCAAGGAGCTCcaagataaaaaatttaaaaaataaaatatggcATTAAGGATGTTGaagataaggaagatgatcatgcaaCGAATGAGAGAGAGGCCTTAGGGGACTCTTTGGATTGCCTCTTGCCTAGCAAAAACCTCATAATATTAAGTTTCTCATGTCTGTTGATGTCCTAGtttgttgttttttcttttatattgtttttaaaaaTGTTTCTTGATAGTTATCCTATGAACCTTATGTTTTATCACAAATATTTCACTTTGTTTACTCGTTGTCTCATGGTCCATTTTTAGAATTTAGTTTTGTAGTTGAGAATTTGTTATGAGGTCTGTTTGGCTCACTTTTTTATACTTTTCTACTTTTCTtgcttaattaaaaaaaatattacgtTTAGCACATTGTTCATTAGGGTATGGAGTAGAATCTCAACTAgattattttttaaatcaaattcacaaccaTTTAtagatttcttttttttcttcaaaagaaaaatatCTCCTCCAATGAAAAGTGAATCCTTTATAAGCTCTCCAAAAGCCCCAAGATTTTCCCCAACCTATAGTTGAAGAGTAGATCATCCTAGACTTTAGTCTTATCAATACTATCATGTAGGAAATAGGTTATGATTTCCATGGAGAGCATTATATATAAACCCAAAACTATGACCACATTAATTTTCTTTTCATTCCATAGATTCATAGGGATTGAGGAGGAGATTAGATGGGCCATCTTGGATATGAATTGAGAGGCTCATTCATATGTTTATCAAGAGCGTAGATTCTATTCTACCAAATTCTTAACTTTGGGTTTGATAAGTTCCTTATCTATAAAATTCAAGAAATATCCTCTCCTCTCACCCATGGGGTCCTTCTCCTCTTGCTACTCCAATTGTTTCCTTTAACATTTTGGCCAAgccatttttgttttctttttactAAGACATTTCCATTTACCACCACTTAAGGATGCCATTATCTAGACCACAATGAAATATCTCATGAAAAATAGTAGAAGAAAATTAAATTTGTCAACTTGTTTAGCATCTAATGCTTAAGCATTCATGATGTAAAGTATCTCAAAGGAGTGGAACAAATGTTCATGATATGCTAATAATTGCTTAAAATTCACATAATCTAAAACACCAATTTTTTCATAGAATAAATATCTGTTTGATCAATTGAAAAAATACTTCtaatgaaaatagaaaaaaattcatatatattaatttttttttaaatttgaaagtaATCCCAAATCCTCGATTAGTCCAAATGTGCATGTTGTGTCAGATATTGAAATTGAGGATGAAGGGGATGTCTATGGACTAGTGTGATCTTCAAGCACTGGAAGATGACCTAGAGTATAAGCCTTTACATGACcccacaaccccccccccccccaaaggtCACTCCTTGCCCCAGTTGTAGCAGAAAATATAAACCCCCCTTTTAATGTAGCTAAATTGAACAAAATCCCTCTATCCCAAGAGATGGGTAATGATAGCTTTAAAAGGTAAAAGTTGGGAAAATATGTGGATCtaaatgataaagataataagGAGATTAAGCTAGATATCCCCCTCAACTTGGACCAAATGGACCCTGTCAATAGTAAAAGTGATACGGCGGATATTGACATGCTACTGGCAAACTCCACATCTAGCCACGATAAGCGCTTTTGTTGGGTGACTAGTGAAATCCTCATCATCAAATAGGGaataaatgatattattaataCCTTCACTGAGACCCCGATGCCTAATAAAACTAATATGCTCCTTAAAATGACTCAGAAATTGACTGAAGATGTTAAAGTCATGAAAATAGAGCAAGAATCCAGAATTGCTAGTTTGGAGAAAGATCTGGAACATCTTAAGGGAAGCCTTAGGAATGTGGTTGAGATCAATAAAAAAGAAACGAATAACAATGTTGAAAGCCTTAAAAAGATGAATGAGAATATTATAATCTATAAAGCTCAGCCGATCAATAGTATTTTCATATTTGCTACTAAATATAAAAGGAAGGATACTAACCTACAGGGATTAGAGGTGCAGGTTTTTATAAGCCTTTCTACTAGGACTAGGAGCGTGGACAAAGAGAAAAGTACCACAACGAACATCATGGAGGAGCTGGAAGCCATCAATAAGGATTTCATTGAGAAAAATTCCGAGCTCTTAGgtgcttttctttcattttttgcaAGTATGCTTGGGGCCTTAGTGTTGTTCTTTTAGTTGGGTTCTATGGGGTTTTGCCCCTGTCTCTTGTGTTGTTTGGCTGTTGTTTATGGACTTTCTCGCTGAGTTTTGATTTTCTGTACTTGGATTTGGGTTTCGTGTACTTGTAAATCccattttatcttaatcaaaaatattttttttacaaatttaGTAATACAACTAAATTTACATATTTTTAATAACCATTAACTTATTATATtagaatataatattttttaatgcttattgattttatatattaaatatttgttttttctttcaataattaaaaataaaaatatcaacctAATGCTTTCTTTTCTCCACACACATCCTTAGAAAAGGGAGGATGAGACAACACACATgagaaaatattaatataatttaaagCATATATTTTTTCAAGGCTTAAACTTCATGTAAAATTAgtaattaatttttgaaaatttatatttttttaatcaataatttatataacatttactaattttgtattttaatttaagACTACAATTATATTAATTAACAAGCTTACAACTAATAGTTGCATGTTTTTTGTACAACAAAATCTCAATAGGTTCACATTAGGTTCATCTCCCTAATATTTTGGTTTGAAGTCAAATGTCTAACTCCTATAGGCATATGAATCACAACACCCTCACAAAAATATAAAACTCTTATCTTACAATGTAATAGAAATGGACGACAAAGCTATTTCCATAATGAGGTCgaacattttaaattcaaaaaatgaagcAAATTTATATTAGAAAAAAATGGGATACAAGTCTAATGTAGATATTCATTAGGTTCATCTCCCTAAAATCAATGACAATTTGTAGGAATAGATGAAATGTGagaattgaaaatatacaattCGATTCTAATAAGAAAAAATCATTATTACCTTATATTTAAATAGTATAAATCAATATTGATTTCTCTAAAATGAGGTACATTATAAAAGTTGCACACAAAACATAAATATCAAATTTCTAAatgtatattaaaaaatattaaagtttatcttcaaaatattctaaaatggAAAAATCATTTATAATCTCAAATATATAATATTCAAGATATTTATattgtaaaataaaaataaaaaaattctaaattgatattaaaaaatatttaaggtAATTTTTTAAATTTGCTAAAAAAAAAGTCATTTATAATATTCAAGATAATCTTGAATttttaaattgatattaaaaaattaAGAGAGTCTATAAAATGTTTTCTCCAAATTGAGATATATTATAAATTACGAAAAAAACTCCTACATAAAGCTTATTggttaattataattatatatataattttaaaagtcATTTTATTAGAATGTCTTATATACAATAACAAGttataattgaaatttttataTCTGAATTTCGATTGTGATATCatgttattttcaaattttatatttAGAATTTGATCTTGATTTTTAAATCATAACTGCATAATTAATCGAAATCATTTATGCAATTATACATCTAATTTGTAAATCTTGTACTCTAATAGATTGAAGATAGGTTCAAATCCATTCTCCAATTTACTTTCTTAGACTTCAATCTAAAACAAATAAAACACAATCAATTACATATTTTAAACCATTTGTGTGATCATAGCGTAAAATAATAatattctaattttctaatttgtttTATACATGCATAGTGATGACTAGTGGTCGTCAAGGGTGGTGTTCGAGCCGGAAGACTACAAATTTAGGCACAGACAAACCGACTCTCAGGTGAGatgcattttatttaaatgttgCTGTGTTTCTCCGCGAAATGAATCCAATATTAAAACTCGCTCCTCATGAAATTAACAGTGCACCTGGGCAGAAGTTTGATGTATTTCTCAGTCACAGCGGTAAGCAAAAAAATTTTGTGAGGCAGCTACACAGAGACCTCACAAACGTTGGAGTGTCCTGCTTCTTTGACGAAGATCCTCAAAGTTTGCCAATAGGAGAAGATTTTCCCCCTCGTATATTTGAAGCCGCTAAGACATGCAGAGTAGCAGTTTTGCTTCTTTCAAAAGAATTCTTGGAATCAAAGTGGCCAATGCTTGAAGCCTCCACTTTCGTGAAAGCTAGACATACAAATCCCAGTTTCCAAATTTTACCTCTGTATTTTATGATCGCACCCGAGGCTCTTAAGCAAATTACGGTAGACAACGAAAAGTGGAAAGGGTTTGGGATATCCGAGGAAACGCGGGTCGAATGGCACAAAGCTTTGAATGTAATACGGCCAATTAATGCTTTGAAGTTCAGTGAAGGTGGCAATGAATTGGAGTTTAGAGATAAAATAGTTAGAGAAGTTTCTTGTAGACTTCTGAAACAATCACGGAGGTATCATGTCCCTTTTATGCAAGGAGAAGAAAGAATGTGTCAGGTGAAAACACTTCACTACCTCCTTTTATGTAACTCCATTCTTTTGCTTTTGTTGTATTGTCATGCTTATATGTTTATTGGTTGCAGGAGGTTGCAGATTTCTTCAACACTGTTCATCCCAATGAAAGGGGAATCCGTATTGCAGGATTGTATGGAATAGCGGGCCATGGAAAAACTACACTTGGAAAGGCTACCTGCAACTTCAAATTGGCGGATTTTGAAGGTAAAGTGTGTCATCTGGAATTTTCTGCAGACAGTTCATTCGAAAGACTAAAACATGCCCTACACTATCTCACTCACCGCCCTCAATCGCATCTCCAAATACTTCCTAGCGAAGATCAGGTGAACAATTTCATATGTTTTatgtttgttcaggacatttttctttTTAAGTGGACTGTAATGTAAATGATTCTAACTATATGTGTAAATGTTCTGCATATTCCAAATATACTTATAATTACAGGCAAAAGTTGAGTTGCATGATAGAATGAAGGGCCAAAGGGTATTGTTGGTTCTCGACAATATCACAGAAGAAAGTATAGACGAAGTGAAGTATTTTCTTAAGGCAGAGTTGGGAGAAAACAGCTGGATCCTTTTGAGCGCTCGGAGTGTATATGTTCTAGAAAAGCATTTCCAAATTGAGAGGAAGTCATGTATGCGCGTCCCAAGCCTTGCAGAGGACGAGGCCATAGGCATACTGTTGGAAAGAACATCCCTGGACGAGTCAAGGTTGGGGGCAGAGGACCGAAGTTTTGTTTTGAAGTGTGCAAAGAGATGTTCGTTCAAAGAGACTAGTTGTGACATTTCTCGGAGAGGTCGAACATTTCATCCGTTAGCCTTAAAAGCTTTTGGCGGTCACCTCTTTGGTAAATATGGGTTGAGGTTGCAAAAATGGGTTGCCGAGATAGATGGCTTGGTAAACCCATCCGGTTACGGTCTGGCTGACGTGCTCGCTGTGCTTGGTAAAGCTTTTGATGGCATGATTCCCAAATACCGCACTATATTCATGCTTCTCACCGTATATATGCTGCTCAATATGTCTTCCCACACAGTCACTGAGTGGCTGGCAATAAATTGCAACGAAGAGATATCGTTTGTTGAAAAAGCAGTGAGTTGATCATTTGCTTTTAAACCTGTTTAGTTTGTGATTTTAGCGTTTTAATTGAAAAACTAATAGACGGTTAATTTATATGTGGTTTCACCGTTtcaggttaaggatttatgtaacaAGGCTTTTATTGAAGAATCTGTACCTGGAATTCGCATACACGACCTTTATTTTGAGTTTGCTCGAAGTAAAGCAAATGAAATGGGGAGATGGTTGTGGTGGAAGGGTGATCTAGATAGTACACGTGGGTTAAGTTCACAAGATAGGGAAGGTTTTGAAGTAGTTAAGTTAGAGCAGTGCAAGTATCGAAGTCCGTCCCAGATCGCCTCCAAGTACCTTCAGAATGTATTGGCACTTCAGCTCGTAGGTGTGCAGAAAATGAGCAAGCTTGACTTGGGTCCAATGAACAGTCTCAGAAGTCTCGCATTACACAATTGCCAGGACTTAGCAGCAATTGAAGGTATGGAAAAATTGTTGGAACTGGCGTGGCTTCAGATTAGTGAGCTACATCCAATGTTTGAACTTCCCGAGCTAAGCAGCCTCCAAGGGTTGCAACATCTTGAGATCGACATTGCAGTCAACGAGGAACTCAATCAGCTGGGAGATCTTACTTCTTGCTTTTCTCTCAGAGAGATTAAGGTTCGCTGTCCATCCCTCTTGGAGTTCCCAAGGTTAAATGGTTTGCCCCATTTGAAGAAAGTGGAATTTAGTCTTTGTGATAAAGTGAAGGGGGCTCTGGACTGTAGAGATTGTGTGGAGCTTCAGAGTGTTGTCCTCGACAGTTGCTGCCAGATGGTTACCCCACCGCTCCTCGCAAGATGCAAGAAATTATCCAAAATTTCTTTGTCAGAATGTGATGCGGTGACTGCGTGTCCAAATATAGATGCGCCAAATGCTTTAAAGACATTAGagttgttcatttcatcaaaaggTGCTTTAGCTCCAAAATGGTTGGAGTTTTGTAAAGCAATGGAAAACCTTCAGCTGTGGAATATGAGGAATGTAGAGCAGCTTCCGAGTTTAAGACGTTTATCAAATTTGACT
This genomic stretch from Cryptomeria japonica chromosome 8, Sugi_1.0, whole genome shotgun sequence harbors:
- the LOC131857408 gene encoding disease resistance-like protein DSC2 isoform X1, which encodes MKNKAVMLILTVFISLSTRTRSVDKEKSTTTNIMEELEAINKDFIEKNSELLVMTSGRQGWCSSRKTTNLGTDKPTLSAPGQKFDVFLSHSGKQKNFVRQLHRDLTNVGVSCFFDEDPQSLPIGEDFPPRIFEAAKTCRVAVLLLSKEFLESKWPMLEASTFVKARHTNPSFQILPLYFMIAPEALKQITVDNEKWKGFGISEETRVEWHKALNVIRPINALKFSEGGNELEFRDKIVREVSCRLLKQSRRYHVPFMQGEERMCQEVADFFNTVHPNERGIRIAGLYGIAGHGKTTLGKATCNFKLADFEGKVCHLEFSADSSFERLKHALHYLTHRPQSHLQILPSEDQAKVELHDRMKGQRVLLVLDNITEESIDEVKYFLKAELGENSWILLSARSVYVLEKHFQIERKSCMRVPSLAEDEAIGILLERTSLDESRLGAEDRSFVLKCAKRCSFKETSCDISRRGRTFHPLALKAFGGHLFGKYGLRLQKWVAEIDGLVNPSGYGLADVLAVLGKAFDGMIPKYRTIFMLLTVYMLLNMSSHTVTEWLAINCNEEISFVEKAVKDLCNKAFIEESVPGIRIHDLYFEFARSKANEMGRWLWWKGDLDSTRGLSSQDREGFEVVKLEQCKYRSPSQIASKYLQNVLALQLVGVQKMSKLDLGPMNSLRSLALHNCQDLAAIEGMEKLLELAWLQISELHPMFELPELSSLQGLQHLEIDIAVNEELNQLGDLTSCFSLREIKVRCPSLLEFPRLNGLPHLKKVEFSLCDKVKGALDCRDCVELQSVVLDSCCQMVTPPLLARCKKLSKISLSECDAVTACPNIDAPNALKTLELFISSKGALAPKWLEFCKAMENLQLWNMRNVEQLPSLRRLSNLTVLKLGKCGITEPPDLACCVMLEMVSFFSLNTLERFPNFTSLRRLKNLSLYNCRRVEDPPDILGCQELQVLILLYNDNLKGLPRIDDCRRLKQIQVSWGCKDEVVYDGIFPNNWEVDDDNEYFLEHFKDDIFHFREFPEPLKGWRWLKGKAVLGKKYFRGVKMYNSITAPYETSEMSKFYGQNSITLSLRGNKVIAFPTPAGVIENRDWLKKVQEYFAGKEDIASASAASGPVKHVLGSVDAKESTQEKYENGDTALHMAARENCLNKMRQLIEFQPELCCSVNDKGKTPLCIAVKLGHLEAVKQLIESRPDAVTIRNHRGMNVLHLAAQVGQVEVVDYLREMVGLSDLVNQGLQSGDTPLHIAASNENSCMVRSLLHIHGINRGAVNEKGLTALDIARENMKDHKSYLESASPMLALLLLVLLLSSALSALLIYVSALLIYVSALVVYTLLSSALGSVLLVCVSTLLGKVSALSALHMPALHMPALHALFVFVYALFAFLVPMPARSVPMPARSVPVSELSELSAWTALLVVYTLWICFPFIYGHSFMISWSFIYDYTNRTADTALYYICGKIMAVFRFVVPLRSFTNFTVQLMRLNKLSAILWLLTE
- the LOC131857408 gene encoding disease resistance-like protein DSC2 isoform X2 — encoded protein: MEEQGLIDQQEGGSDDTEGTESTGMEEKCLIDEKQSSNVDINVMTSGRQGWCSSRKTTNLGTDKPTLSAPGQKFDVFLSHSGKQKNFVRQLHRDLTNVGVSCFFDEDPQSLPIGEDFPPRIFEAAKTCRVAVLLLSKEFLESKWPMLEASTFVKARHTNPSFQILPLYFMIAPEALKQITVDNEKWKGFGISEETRVEWHKALNVIRPINALKFSEGGNELEFRDKIVREVSCRLLKQSRRYHVPFMQGEERMCQEVADFFNTVHPNERGIRIAGLYGIAGHGKTTLGKATCNFKLADFEGKVCHLEFSADSSFERLKHALHYLTHRPQSHLQILPSEDQAKVELHDRMKGQRVLLVLDNITEESIDEVKYFLKAELGENSWILLSARSVYVLEKHFQIERKSCMRVPSLAEDEAIGILLERTSLDESRLGAEDRSFVLKCAKRCSFKETSCDISRRGRTFHPLALKAFGGHLFGKYGLRLQKWVAEIDGLVNPSGYGLADVLAVLGKAFDGMIPKYRTIFMLLTVYMLLNMSSHTVTEWLAINCNEEISFVEKAVKDLCNKAFIEESVPGIRIHDLYFEFARSKANEMGRWLWWKGDLDSTRGLSSQDREGFEVVKLEQCKYRSPSQIASKYLQNVLALQLVGVQKMSKLDLGPMNSLRSLALHNCQDLAAIEGMEKLLELAWLQISELHPMFELPELSSLQGLQHLEIDIAVNEELNQLGDLTSCFSLREIKVRCPSLLEFPRLNGLPHLKKVEFSLCDKVKGALDCRDCVELQSVVLDSCCQMVTPPLLARCKKLSKISLSECDAVTACPNIDAPNALKTLELFISSKGALAPKWLEFCKAMENLQLWNMRNVEQLPSLRRLSNLTVLKLGKCGITEPPDLACCVMLEMVSFFSLNTLERFPNFTSLRRLKNLSLYNCRRVEDPPDILGCQELQVLILLYNDNLKGLPRIDDCRRLKQIQVSWGCKDEVVYDGIFPNNWEVDDDNEYFLEHFKDDIFHFREFPEPLKGWRWLKGKAVLGKKYFRGVKMYNSITAPYETSEMSKFYGQNSITLSLRGNKVIAFPTPAGVIENRDWLKKVQEYFAGKEDIASASAASGPVKHVLGSVDAKESTQEKYENGDTALHMAARENCLNKMRQLIEFQPELCCSVNDKGKTPLCIAVKLGHLEAVKQLIESRPDAVTIRNHRGMNVLHLAAQVGQVEVVDYLREMVGLSDLVNQGLQSGDTPLHIAASNENSCMVRSLLHIHGINRGAVNEKGLTALDIARENMKDHKSYLESASPMLALLLLVLLLSSALSALLIYVSALLIYVSALVVYTLLSSALGSVLLVCVSTLLGKVSALSALHMPALHMPALHALFVFVYALFAFLVPMPARSVPMPARSVPVSELSELSAWTALLVVYTLWICFPFIYGHSFMISWSFIYDYTNRTADTALYYICGKIMAVFRFVVPLRSFTNFTVQLMRLNKLSAILWLLTE